TTTTCCTGCATAGCTTCCTACTCGTTAGAGGtaattattattaacttttattttgccTATCAATCTAGGCATTGTCTATCcattttaatctgattttatgtatgtaacttattgatataaattttaaaaagccagacaGGATAAGATGAATGCCAGATAATGCCCCCTTTCCTCTATCTCTCCTGCCTATGTACATTTAGGTCAACTTTAGCAAATTAGGCGGTTACATAGTATTCCATAGATGGGGTCTGATAGACATTATTCAACTAGTCCCCTGCTTCTACACATTGAAGTTATTGTCAGGTTTTTActcttgtaaatgggattgcaGGCTTTTACTCTTAAAAGCAACAATGCTTCAGTAAACAtctctgtatctttttaaaattgagatgtaattggcCTAGTCTATCAATTCAGGTGTGGGACATAATGAATCAATACTTGTCTACACtgcaaaatgatcatcacaataagaACTTTCTCAAGATTTACTCTCTTGGTACCTTTCAAATAGGTAATACATGACCAACGGCTGTAGCCACCATGCCATGCattacatcctcatgacttagttattttataactgtatcTTTTGACCCTCACCACCCATTTCATCCACCCTTCCCACTCTCCTACCACTCTTCTTTGTTCACTTTCttcctgtgtgcatgtgcacgtgcacatgcatgcacatacacctacacgcacacacacacacacacacacacacacacacacacatccagatATCCTTTCCAAGGAGTAGAGTAGCTGAATCAAAGAACATGAGCATTTACAATTTTGGAAGGTATCACCAACTTGGCTCATGTTTTATCAGTTTACTTTCACACTACCAGTTATGAGACTATATGTTTCCCCATTTCCTCTCAGACCctgaattttgtcaagtgtttAAATCCCTGCCAATGTTGTAAGAAAAACAAGTGTCTTGCTATTTCagtatgcatttatttaatacAGAATGAGGTCAAGTATTTTCATACATAAGTCAAGAGAGCCATGGGtaattttcactctttttctttctcttctacatggcattttaaaaaatgacttatcATCGCCATTCTGGTCTCTCAttccttcttctctttgttcctctGCAGAATCCCCTCCACAGAACCCATAACTGCGTCACTGTCTCTAGCATCTATCCTCCTTCTATGGGATGGTGAATGCCATGCTCTGGCAACCACTacacctccctttccttccttcctctaaaAGAACTCATCTTGTCTTGCTAATTTATAGCTATGGTAAATTTACATATCAGGTCTTCAAAGAAAAGTGTTTATAAAGATTTTCATAGAATTTGCCAATGTGGTCATGGTTATGGACAGATTCTACTGTGATATGTCCAAAATATGAAATGTACTGTCACTGCATTAGTTCATGCAGTTAAGTAATTTCTGAAAGCCTATTAATTTGTAGTCATATATGAGAAATGACTATGAAGCAATGACAGAAAAAATACGACAGAACTACCAATCTAAGTAAAAGGATCCTTATTCTTTGCTTTGCATTTTGGTGATAAAATACATGACAAAGATACCTGAATTGCTTTGTGATCAAAATGATCTCCAAGAGCACACAGCAGCCTTGGTCTAGTTTTCTGACACTGATTGAATTGCCCAAGATTAAGATCAGTGCCATTTCTCCTAAGTCAGTTTCTCCTTACTCTCCTCTTTCAGGTGGCATGAGAGGTATCCCTGCTGACAGAGGCAATGGATGAAGGCAATCACTCTGTGGTGTTGGAGTTTGTGTTCCTGGGACTCTCCACCTCCCGGGAGATCcagctccttctcttcctcttttcctgtgTGTACTATATGGCCAGCCTGATGGGAAACCTCCTCATTGTGCTAACTGTGACCTCTGACCCTCGTTTACAATCCCCCATGTACTTACTACTGGCCAACCTTTCCATCATTGACTTGATGTTTTGCTCTTCCACAGCTCTCAAGATGATTTATGATCTTTTAAGAGAGTGCAAAACCATCTCTTTTGGGAGCTTTGTAgctcatatcttctttatccatgcagtTAGGAGCCCTGAGATGGTGCTGCTCATCgccatggcctttttttttttttttaatttttatttatttatgatagccacagagagagagagaggggcagagacacaggcagagggagaagcaggctccatgcaccgggggcccgacgtgggattcgatcccgggtctccaggatcgcgccctgggccgaaggcaggcgccaaaccgctgcgccacccagggatccctcatcgcCATGGCCTTTGACAGATATGTTGCCATATGTAAGCCTTTGCACTACCTGACGATCATGACCCTGAGGAAGTGCATTTTATTTCTAGTCGCTTCCTGGATTATTGGCCTTATTCATTCAGTGACTCAACTGGCTTTTGTTGTGGACTTGTCCTTCTGTGGGCCTAATGATTTAGATAGCTTTTTCTGTGACTTTCCTTGGTTTATCAAACTTGCTTGCACATACACAAGCACATTGGGATTCATGGTTACTGGCTTTATTTCTGTGGCCTCCTTTTTCATTCTAATCATCTCTTACACCTTTATTTTGGTGACTATTCAGAAAAAGTCTTTGGGAAGTAGGTCC
This region of Canis lupus baileyi chromosome 32, mCanLup2.hap1, whole genome shotgun sequence genomic DNA includes:
- the LOC140622718 gene encoding olfactory receptor 4F6-like, producing MDEGNHSVVLEFVFLGLSTSREIQLLLFLFSCVYYMASLMGNLLIVLTVTSDPRLQSPMYLLLANLSIIDLMFCSSTALKMIYDLLRECKTISFGSFVAHIFFIHAVRSPEMGSLIAMAFDRYVAICKPLHYLTIMTLRKCILFLVASWIIGLIHSVTQLAFVVDLSFCGPNDLDSFFCDFPWFIKLACTYTSTLGFMVTGFISVASFFILIISYTFILVTIQKKSLGSRSKALSTLSAHVTVVVLFFGPLIFFYVWPFPTSHLDEFLAVFDAVLTPFLSLVIYAFRNKEMKVAMRRLCSQLVK